A stretch of Cyanobacteriota bacterium DNA encodes these proteins:
- the rodA gene encoding rod shape-determining protein RodA → MLHTLKSFNNKVLIFTVLAIFVIGLLALSTAASGAFFTKQLIYGSVSAIIVFVLYRIFDLHFFQNNATIIYFLNIALLLVLKALGSTVLGSQRWLKLGPVSIQPSEIAKVCLIIYLAAWLSKNPIQGYKDILKTLAIVALPASLVLIQPDLGTTLVYVAICFGMLFWAGAKLIELLILVSPLLTAIFSSFGKELLTYNYGNLHFALTLPFLIFITSLLTVTIVYYKAWRSPWISTNIFGLVSFNLLIMVFKTIAWSFLKEYQQKRLTIFVDPYSDPLGAGYHIIQSLYAIGSGGIWGQGFKAGNLTQGRFVPEQHTDFIFSAIGEEFGFIGTGLIIVLYIVLCLNIITAAKNSKSKFSALISIGTFSMLFFHIFVNIGMNLSVMPITGVPLPFFSYGGSSLLVDLFLISLVLKSSKNLAYK, encoded by the coding sequence GTGCTGCACACCCTCAAAAGCTTCAATAACAAAGTTCTAATCTTTACAGTATTAGCAATTTTTGTAATTGGCTTGCTGGCACTTTCAACTGCTGCTTCTGGTGCATTTTTTACTAAGCAATTAATCTATGGATCAGTTTCAGCAATTATAGTTTTTGTACTTTATCGGATTTTTGATCTTCATTTCTTTCAAAACAATGCAACAATAATTTATTTTCTCAATATCGCTCTTTTATTAGTCCTCAAAGCACTTGGCTCGACAGTACTTGGCTCACAACGCTGGCTCAAATTAGGACCAGTCAGTATTCAACCAAGTGAAATAGCCAAGGTCTGTCTCATCATTTATCTAGCGGCATGGCTCTCCAAGAACCCAATTCAAGGCTATAAAGATATACTCAAAACCCTTGCAATAGTAGCTTTGCCAGCGAGTTTAGTATTGATTCAACCAGACCTCGGGACAACTCTTGTTTATGTGGCTATTTGTTTTGGAATGTTGTTTTGGGCGGGCGCCAAGCTCATTGAGCTATTGATTCTAGTCTCACCACTACTTACTGCGATCTTTAGTTCATTTGGTAAGGAACTACTTACTTATAATTATGGCAATTTACATTTTGCTCTGACGTTACCTTTCTTGATTTTTATTACTAGTTTACTAACAGTCACTATTGTTTATTACAAAGCATGGCGCTCTCCCTGGATCAGCACCAATATATTTGGGCTAGTTAGCTTTAATCTATTGATTATGGTTTTTAAAACTATTGCTTGGAGTTTTCTCAAGGAATATCAACAAAAGCGACTAACTATTTTTGTAGATCCATACTCTGACCCCCTTGGGGCTGGTTATCATATTATCCAAAGTCTTTATGCAATTGGTAGTGGAGGCATTTGGGGACAAGGTTTCAAGGCTGGCAATCTCACTCAAGGACGTTTCGTGCCTGAGCAACATACTGATTTTATTTTTTCTGCGATTGGTGAGGAGTTTGGTTTTATTGGCACTGGATTAATTATTGTTCTTTATATAGTTCTTTGTCTTAATATCATCACCGCAGCCAAAAACTCCAAAAGTAAATTCAGTGCCTTAATTTCCATTGGTACTTTCTCAATGCTATTTTTTCATATCTTTGTTAACATCGGCATGAACCTGAGCGTAATGCCCATCACCGGCGTACCGCTACCTTTCTTTAGCTATGGTGGCAGTTCACTATTGGTTGATTTGTTTTTGATTAGTTTGGTATTGAAAAGCTCTAAGAATTTAGCTTATAAGTGA